In the genome of Nocardioides seonyuensis, one region contains:
- a CDS encoding DUF305 domain-containing protein encodes MAVVTVLLVGATTAVAVNVADNDDRWSGRGGAMMMSDRDDRPHRNWQPGWHGPGPMMPGGMHGIRVSSEDAYLAEMVAHHEEAVAAARELRRSPRARIREFGAAIVASQSAQIDQMQQWLADWYPNRTDEVNYEPTMRDLTRLSGQRLDRVFLQDMTRHHMAAVMMSQRLLARGLAEHDEVAALARTIRSEQHDEIFQMRRWLRDWFGYDWQHSPRGSGWRGMHSMGGPRDGGWSGMNHGPRDSGWNGMHGTGGPRMMR; translated from the coding sequence GTGGCCGTCGTGACGGTGCTGTTGGTCGGTGCGACCACGGCAGTCGCGGTGAATGTTGCGGACAACGATGACCGATGGTCCGGACGCGGCGGCGCAATGATGATGTCTGACCGGGACGACCGGCCCCATCGAAACTGGCAGCCGGGTTGGCACGGGCCTGGACCGATGATGCCCGGTGGCATGCACGGGATACGAGTGAGCAGCGAGGACGCCTACCTGGCCGAGATGGTCGCGCACCACGAGGAAGCGGTCGCGGCGGCACGAGAGCTGCGGCGCTCACCGCGCGCGAGGATACGTGAGTTCGGTGCCGCCATCGTCGCCTCACAGTCCGCCCAGATCGACCAGATGCAGCAGTGGCTGGCCGACTGGTACCCGAACCGGACCGACGAAGTGAACTACGAGCCGACGATGCGGGACCTGACCCGGCTGTCCGGTCAGAGACTGGACCGGGTGTTCTTGCAGGACATGACCCGGCACCACATGGCAGCGGTGATGATGTCGCAGCGGCTGCTGGCGCGGGGACTGGCCGAGCACGACGAAGTCGCGGCGCTGGCTCGAACCATCCGCAGCGAGCAGCACGACGAGATCTTCCAGATGCGCCGGTGGCTCCGAGACTGGTTCGGGTACGACTGGCAGCACAGTCCGCGCGGTAGCGGGTGGAGAGGCATGCACAGCATGGGCGGCCCGCGCGACGGCGGGTGGAGTGGCATGAACCACGGCCCGCGCGACAGCGGATGGAACGGCATGCACGGCACGGGCGGCCCGCGGATGATGCGGTAG
- a CDS encoding YnfA family protein: MVVKSLLLFALAALAEIGGAWLVWQGVREHRGWLWVGAGVIALGLYGFVATLQPDANFGRILAAYGGVFVAGSLAWGMVLDGFRPDRYDVAGALVCLVGVAVTMYAPRTG, from the coding sequence ATGGTCGTGAAGTCGCTGCTGCTGTTCGCCCTGGCCGCTTTGGCCGAGATCGGTGGCGCCTGGTTGGTCTGGCAAGGCGTGCGCGAGCACCGAGGCTGGCTGTGGGTCGGTGCCGGGGTCATCGCGTTGGGTCTGTACGGCTTCGTCGCCACGCTGCAGCCCGATGCGAACTTCGGCCGCATCCTGGCCGCGTACGGCGGCGTGTTCGTGGCCGGGTCCTTGGCCTGGGGCATGGTCTTGGACGGGTTCCGTCCGGACCGGTACGACGTCGCCGGTGCGCTGGTGTGCCTCGTCGGGGTGGCGGTCACCATGTACGCGCCGCGGACAGGCTGA
- a CDS encoding cation diffusion facilitator family transporter, with the protein MGAGHSHGPAAGHAGGRHRWRLAVSFALIAVFFVVELTYGLLSGSLALLSDAGHMAADVVALGAALVATRIATRRDTTGRRTYGSYRAEVFASGLAVLLMLGVAVYVVIEAFGRIGEEVTVETGPMLVVGAVGLLINVIAMVLLRGGAAESLNVKGAYLEVVADTAGSVGVIAAGLLVAATGESYWDTLVALAIGTFVAVRAVMLGREVLAVLGQHVPAGMEMNDVTADLEAIDGVDDVHDLHVWTLTSGMHVATAHLVARDTTTAAGVLTEARRVLRTDHGIEHATLQVEAAADKGCQELDW; encoded by the coding sequence ATGGGCGCCGGACACAGCCACGGACCCGCAGCAGGGCATGCGGGCGGGCGGCACCGCTGGCGCCTCGCAGTCTCCTTCGCCCTCATCGCCGTGTTCTTCGTCGTCGAGCTCACCTACGGCCTGCTGTCCGGGTCTCTTGCACTGCTCTCGGATGCCGGCCACATGGCAGCCGACGTCGTCGCCCTGGGCGCCGCGCTCGTCGCCACCCGCATCGCCACCCGACGTGACACCACCGGACGCCGGACCTACGGCTCCTACCGCGCCGAGGTCTTCGCCTCCGGCCTGGCGGTCCTGCTGATGCTGGGTGTCGCGGTGTACGTCGTCATCGAGGCGTTCGGTCGCATCGGGGAAGAGGTCACGGTCGAGACCGGTCCGATGCTCGTCGTCGGCGCCGTAGGCCTGCTGATCAACGTCATCGCGATGGTCCTGCTGCGCGGCGGCGCCGCCGAGAGTCTCAACGTCAAGGGCGCCTACCTCGAGGTCGTCGCCGACACCGCCGGCTCGGTCGGCGTCATCGCCGCCGGCCTCCTCGTCGCGGCCACCGGCGAGTCCTACTGGGACACCCTGGTGGCGCTGGCCATCGGCACCTTCGTTGCCGTGCGTGCGGTCATGCTCGGCCGCGAAGTCCTCGCAGTCCTCGGCCAACACGTCCCCGCCGGCATGGAGATGAACGACGTGACCGCCGACCTCGAGGCCATCGACGGCGTCGACGACGTCCACGACCTCCACGTGTGGACCCTCACCTCCGGCATGCACGTCGCCACCGCCCACCTCGTCGCCCGCGACACCACCACCGCAGCTGGCGTCCTGACCGAAGCGCGACGGGTGCTCCGCACCGACCACGGCATCGAGCACGCCACCTTGCAGGTCGAGGCAGCAGCCGACAAGGGCTGCCAAGAGCTCGACTGGTAG
- a CDS encoding MerR family transcriptional regulator produces the protein MTTDGGAPAGLRRGQVAAAADVNIETLRYYERRGLLAEPNRSPGGHRLYPSEAVTVLRVIKAAQRLGFTLDEVADLLELGRHRHGKLVDAGLQQRAREKLVEVEERIADLVTIRDNLSAAIDAGCDDLVACASEECCPIPFTAITIHPDSRAASVEEGS, from the coding sequence ATGACTACCGATGGGGGCGCGCCAGCGGGCCTGCGTCGCGGGCAGGTGGCCGCTGCGGCAGACGTGAACATCGAGACGCTGCGGTACTACGAACGCCGGGGTCTGCTCGCCGAACCGAACCGGAGCCCCGGAGGGCACCGGCTCTACCCGTCCGAGGCAGTCACGGTGCTGCGCGTCATCAAGGCTGCTCAACGCCTCGGGTTCACGCTGGATGAGGTGGCTGACCTGCTCGAGCTTGGTCGCCATCGGCACGGCAAGCTGGTCGACGCCGGCCTCCAGCAACGGGCCCGCGAGAAGCTCGTCGAGGTCGAGGAGCGCATCGCCGACTTGGTCACCATTCGCGACAACCTGTCTGCCGCCATCGACGCCGGGTGTGACGACCTCGTGGCTTGCGCTTCGGAGGAGTGCTGTCCCATCCCGTTCACGGCCATCACCATCCACCCGGACAGTAGGGCCGCCAGCGTCGAGGAAGGCTCGTGA
- a CDS encoding DUF2188 domain-containing protein: MPTGDIETYHADGKWKNRVEALEELPGEYDTKEQAVGVGREEARERQVEHLISNLDGTIAERNTYGNDPRNIPG; this comes from the coding sequence ATGCCCACCGGAGACATCGAGACCTACCACGCTGACGGCAAGTGGAAGAACCGCGTCGAAGCTCTCGAAGAACTGCCAGGCGAGTACGACACCAAGGAGCAAGCCGTCGGTGTCGGGCGTGAGGAGGCCCGCGAACGCCAGGTCGAGCACCTCATAAGCAACCTGGACGGCACCATTGCCGAACGCAACACCTATGGCAACGACCCCCGCAACATCCCCGGCTGA